GGTATTACCTCAAATCTATATTGTGTTATAAGCCTACAAGTTGCAATAGTTTTATATAGAACAAAATATTACTGTCAATGTACAGAGAAATCTCATTAAATTAACGTGATGAATCTATGAGAAAATCAttaggagccgtgatgaagaTTCTAACCTGTGCTCTAGGTACTCTTACATATTTGCTCTTTGAAATATTACTGTCGTTTTCCTAAAATGTTCGCAATCAGCTTAATATATAATTGTATGAAAAAATGTATATGATTTATTTGAATATTTTGTTTAGCCTTTATTAACACAAAAAAACTGAAAGTTTTACCCCCATTTAGGGGTAATCTATTCCTGTTTCCCGTCCCATGCTTTACTCTAGAGGCCTTGCTTAGAGACAGACGTCCACATCAACTCACAAACTTAAACATGATGTCGGAAACTTCAGGTTTTCACTGTCTACACCCAGCCAGGCTCCGTCTTTATATATCCAGCCTCACCACTCAGCCACTGTGGGATAAGGCGCTCGAAATCTTGCAATTTCTGACCTTGAGCCAAGGCGCTGGAAAAAACAATAACACGAGTCAATGCACCTTTACACATGGAAAACAAATGTAATAAACAATCTTGAACAATGGATGGAAAGAAAACGTGACCTCATACGGAAGAAAGCAAGAGGAAAAATAGAAACTTAATAGTTTTAACACATCTTATACGATTTTTAAGAACCGGAGGATTTGTCGGCGACTTGGTCTCTCAATTGAGTTGTTGCTCACTTATACTGTCTTCAGTGATAATTTTAGAGCATTAAAATTGCTATGTATTTGATTATCTAATGGGGGTTCTAGCtgcatttattgatttattttcttatttgtttacatTCTTTTTAGTTTACTTTGTTTTTTTTACTATATTTGCTTTCTTATTTGCTGTACGTATACTGCTGTTAATTAGCATATATTTCCAATATCAAATGTATAAAGAGAAAAAGAGgaacagagacagaaagaggaaCAAATTTATAAAAAATACCTAGACGCATTGAAACTATTATTACCCTGCAATAAAAGGTCAGCATTCACAATGATTTGTCACAAAAGTCTTAGACTATTATTTGCTTCGTGCGTTACTGTGTTAATTCACACACGAGTACATGTCATATCAACGATAATGATATGCAGGAAAATCCCCATGTTCCTGCATGAGACGACACCAGCCACACAACGTTGGTAAACACGCGACTCAAATAAGACTGCTACTTTACCGTTAAGAGATATATACCCCAAGCTGATATTAGCATAAAGATATATTTTGTGTTCATATTCTCCCCGCCTGTACATTTGTGCTTGATCGGGGTTATTGTCTTGCCTGTTGGTCACCAGGGCACCCCCGCTCAAGGTCGCTAGAGGAAAGTGCTTTAGTCGGTGTTCTCGACTGTTttcgtgtgtgttggtggtcgtCATTGCTGAGGGAGGTATATATTGGGCGGCGCCGGGCGTGGCTTGCAGAGAACAGTCTCAGCCCCAGCTCTTGTACACAATGATGAAGGCAGTGAGTTGAACGGCTTTCTTCTGTCTTTATATATAACTTTGTGATgttgctttagattcagctactcggaacaagaattccaaatagcacgggctatggtgagcccgtagtggactgaatGAGGACGTTACTTTATAGGATTACTTATAATAAATAATCTTCGATGTTTAGATATATTCCCACAAGATTTATGTTGTAGAGATATAATTGCATCATCTTaatgcacagttaattttgtcctTACTGTTCtatatatttgtatttattatttatttaatgtcTTTGACTTTGACGCCATATTAAATATTCTATAAGTTTTAAATAGAGACGATCTTAATGTAGCAGTAATTAAATGAACCTACTGCTGCGTCAGTGTTGGtaaatatatacacatgtatatatgttAGTAAGTAGATCTGCATATTTaacctgattattattattatctcacTAAATGTAGCCCCAACTTGTGTTGCAGGTGTTTGCTGTGTTGTCTGTCCTCCTTCTTGTGGCCTCGGCCATGGCCAGCCCCGTGCCCGAGCCTGGCTATCGTCGccatggtggctatggtggtggatatggtggtggttatggtggtggatatGGAGGCTATGGCGGTGGATATGGTGGCTATGGAGGTGGATATGGTGGCTACGGAGGTGGATATGGTGGCTACGGAGGTGGATTTGGTGGCCACGGAGGTGGATATGGATATGGACGTTAAGGTAGACGAAGCTTTTCACCAACTTCAGACTTTCTTTCAGTATTATTTTTCAAGTAAACACGATAATTTAACAGCAACATTATGAAAGGATCTTGAGAAATAATGGAAGTTATGCAAATACAACTTTCTGCTATTTCCTTTAAACTATAGTAGTAAATGCGCATTCGAAAGTGAAAAAGATTACAACTACAactactattaataataataattataatacagATAAAGATAAtaaaatttttaataataataataataatgatacgaataataatattaattatattttttcatatttccaGGCGAGAGGTGAGGAAGGACCTGATCATGCAGGAGACAATTGGCTCCAGATTCACAACTGAGGTCCGTTCTGTGGTCATCTCAATGTGTTGGGTATCATTTACCCTCTTTTCAATTGATATTTAAGAAAATCTTTCTTTTAAATAAACTCTAATGACTTCAACAAATTGCTTATTGTAATTAACCTTTTGTAATCAGATTATTtgcgaacctcccttggaaataaaAGTAAAAATGAGGACATAGAAGGAaactaataattatattattaataaccAGCGCCGTCCATCCAATCTCCCTCACACAGGAGAAATGGTCTGTGTGAGTTATATGGTCCACAACAAGTTGCACATATAGCAGGCCACTACTATTTTATAATAGTTCACTATTAACACAGCGGGTATACGTGGTGATGTATAGTAGAATAATCCTGATATTTTTACATCTAATACACGTGCCAAAATCATTACTCGTATTTGGTAGACTGTTGAGGAAAATAATACAGTACCCATGAAGACGGGAAAGTTTTGCATGTTGTAAATACGCTAAATGTACACAAACTTTTAGAATGTACCATCCCTACAGAAAACTTTCAGAATATATCAATCTCGCTCAAACTTTTGGAAGAAACTTGGGTGACATTGGCAACGGTCGTTAAAATATTCTTTATtgcttaaagtaaatttaaactaaaaaaaaaatacccaAAAATAATAAATGACAATTAGAAGGAAAGAAATTTAATTacatttaatttaaatttatatgTTTGGTTAAAATACATATTTGTTTTTATGCAAcagtgatcacaaaaacactgatccaagtatgcggaaaaacTACATGTGAAAAATGGAGAATGCTATACGCGTTTTCAGCTTAaaacgccttcatcagagcaaagtagaatgaagatacgaTAGTAGAATGAAGAATGATCTCCATTCTACTTTTCTCTGATGAAGGCGATTTAAGCtgaaaacgcgtttagcattctctatttttcacatgtggtttttccgcactatttgtttttatttttcaacacCACGCAAATCTATTACAAACCCCAAAGTTACTTTGTTttcaagtctactacgggctcatcatagcccgtgcttcttcttatcttgagatgatttcggggcttatcgtccccacggcccggtcctcgacaaggcctcctatttgttacacaaccccaggaagtagcccgtagcagctgtctaactcccaggtacctatttactgctaggtgaataggcgcatcagggtgagttAAACTGCGTatttgtttcctcctccaccggagatcgaacttggaacctcaggactacgaatccgaagtggatTCGTAGAGTATTGAGTATTGTCTACTGAGTATTGTCTACTGAGTATTGTCTACTGAGtattgtctactcagctgtcaggcccccaggTCAGGCTAGGTTAGTAGCCAAAAGTAGAGTAGTTCACCGAAATAAGACCCTGTGCCGTTGTAGCCCCTAAAAAATAAACCATCATTATGCGTGTAGGATAATTCCAATATATACAATATGgtgtcaataaatatatattgaCACCATCGGGTACAGTGGCCTAAACAAAATAATCACTGCAAGTCATATGGTGACTATCAAGCAGTGGGACTTATTTATAAAGAGCTCATCGTGGACATTTGCGGATGAAAATGACGTTGTTACTCTGTAGTAGGTGATTCCAAGTATGTAGTTGTGACACCAGATGGGACAGAAATGTTAACACGTACAGTGACTCAATAAGAATGGAAATTACAGCATGAATTGTGACCACAACAAGAACAGTATCAGGAATGAAAATAGGGCCTAGCAAAATTGGGAATTGGTGAAGCGCAGTATCAGAATGAAGAGGGTTAGTGCTTAAGGAAAGACGATCCACGGGTATGGGTACCATGGAGGTCCAATCTCAGTAGATGGCGGTCATGGAGACCCAATCTCAGCGGATTGAGGCCAGGGATGTTCAAGCTCAGGGGATGGGGGGCCAGGGAAGGCCAGGCTCGGCGGATGGGATCAGTCTAGGTGGAGAGGTGATATTGACACAGTGCCAGCCATCCTGTCCGGGTTATCCCACAGCTGGTGTTGGCGAGGCTGTGTACGGAGCCACTCTCCAGTGCCTCCTATACTGGTTATGACAGAAAAAACAACAACTTTGACCTCCTCACTTGCAGAAACAACAGTTATCACTCAAGGCATGTTAGTATTTCGAATAAACACTAATTCAGGTGAGCCACTTGAATAAACCAAGATCATGGTAAGCCACTTACCATGATCTTGGTTTATACAAGTGGCTCACTTGAATTAGTGTTTATTCGAAATACTAACATATTATTAACATGTAGCATGTGGAAAGGAAACGAGAAAAGaacaggagctggaatatgaggatggAGTGAAGAAACACTGGCCAACTCCTggaccgtcggggatcgaactccgacCTGCAGGAAGAAATACCATTGTTGTATTAAATAGTCCAAGAGGTTGGACATTACCTATTGTGAATACTACAAGACTAATAATAGTCATTCATTGAATCCAAATTCTTCTTCGGGAAACATTTCTTAAAATTTTcaaaaaataaaatgttattaAATTTGTAGAGTTCAGTGTAGGGTTCGTAATCCTCCAGAGCTTGATAGACCTTAAGACCAACACCAATCAAATCAAAGATATCTCGTAATTTTTGAAGTTCCTCTAATAATATTTGACATtgttttaacttttttttaaccGGAAGTAATAAAAAATTGGACTACAATACTAATCAGCTTGAAACTCGAATTCTTGATCTCATGTGGTGACATTTTCCAGCTGACCGTTTGTTATAGTTCACGTTCTTATTTACGTGCGTCTGAAGGTGAAGGTCATTGGAACGTGTCTAGGCTGCATTATCAATGGCAGGTTTGGTTTGGACTGaccattgtgaaggctgggtaTATAAAGGCGGACCTCGGCTGTGGACAGTCAGTCAcaacctgaacctccaacaccatGTTTAAGGCCGTCAGTTCCAACAAAGTTTTCATGTCTTTAAAGGTTTTCCTTTCAACTGGTCGATGAAATCGCCAGGTTTAGAGACCTTGATGCCATTGTCTGAATCACGAAAGCTTGTTAATATACTAATGTTCCAAATGAGAATTTACGaaatttgtttttaaataattctgTTATTAATCATTTCTCAAACCCTccttgtgttgtgttgcaggtgtttGCTGTGTTGTCCGTCTTCCTTCTTGTGGCCTCTGCCATGGCCAGCCCCATGCCCGAGCCTGGCTATCGTCGccatggtggctatggtggtggttatggcggGTATGGTGGCGGTTATGGTGGTGGATATGGAGGCTATGGTGGTGGATATGGAGGCTATGGCGGTGGATATGGAGGCTATGGTGGTGGATATGGCGGTGGATACGGAGGCTATGGATACGGGCGTTAAAGGTGAAAATAACTGGCTAATTTTTTACAGTTGAGTAGCATGAATGATATCATGTGAACATAAAAAGAGCACAACTGGTGTTAAGGAGCCAGTGTACACAGCCGCCCGACGGTGGCTCTAAGTTTAATTAATATGATGACAAATTTAGTGTCTTAACACATATCATAAATGACAAACTTAatatttgtaataaataatttgtttcCAGAAGGACATCTGTTCTCCGGAACAAACTGCGACTCTCGTCAACGTTTACGACTCAGTAGTTCAGTACCTTCCACATTTACTCTTTCGTGACACTTGTCTTATTAAACAATAAATTATTTTTCAAAATTGTGTCTCATTAAAATGTTACCAAAGTTTATTTATTGTTTATTAACGACCATTTGGCTTGTTTGAAATTGGGCGTCAGTCGTATCAACGAAGGGAGGGTTAATTAGGTTACCACCAGTACTATCTGACCAACAAGAAAATATATTTCAGGTCTGCCCATAACTCTGAACAAAAATACACTCAGTGTATTTATTCTGAAAATGGAAATACATCTTGTAGGTATGTATATTCCTGACAAGTGTCATgtaaacctaaccatccaacgtgTTGGGCATTGCGGCCAGCGACCTGTAAGGAGGTCATTAGGTTAATGTGAAATGTTTATTTGTAAACACAATAGTCATTCCTAAACTTTATGCAGAATAATTGGAAAAGTAAACCTTCTAGGTACCGGTTTGGGCTTGGAGGCCTATCATCATCTGGATGGTTGTTAAGGTCCCGTCATctgtttactgaccaaccagcaagtatacttcgaTCCAGAACTAAAGCATACTCTcaagtgtatatacacagagaagcAGCATACacctttagatatatatatatatatatatatatatatatatatatatatatatatatatatatatatatatatatatatatatatatatatatatatatatatatatatatatatatatgcatggatTACATCAACATATATGtgcttgtattttttttttaatattcttcgACAAAATAGTCACATAATATACATTCATTATTGAAACTTAATGTTTTTCTCTGAAATCATGAAATATTATATTTTGTTCTATatcatatattattgtttagctGAAAGTGAATTTAATACAATAATATTTTACCTataattttcttttaataaaacCGAGAGAAGAATGAATGTCATTTTCTTAGcgttttaatatatttttttttatgtaattcGTAAATATTTTTGGATTCACAATTAATTTCCTACAAAGCACCTCCAATACAAACCAATGGCTATATATGCTCTCAGAGGTGTATctgcttctcggtgtatacacactgagagtttaatttagtcctggactatgttcagggcTAAAGTGtacttggtggttggtcagtaatctattgtggtggtcttaataaccctccagaaggtTAAGACCAACACCAAATCAATGCGAACCCAAAGAGATCAGGTTACTTTCTTTTTAGCCTCTCttcaacgttgttgttgttgtgttagattcagctaatcggaacaaaaagtttcaaatagcaccggctatggtaagTCCGTTATGGACAtacatggcacaggagcggggctgtaactggtctCTCTTCAACCATCATCCTATCCTCATCTGAATGTAATACAGTCGTATGTTCCTCTGTATTTCAGATTCAGGAATCGCGAAATTTGTGAAATGGAAAACCTCCTATTGGTTTTCCTGTgataaataatatacacattaGTTCCTGTTTCATCCTCAACGCTGGGCGGATGTCTGGCTTCTGAATATAGCCGCAAACCTGGATTGcgattttgcctaataagcttcaATACTGTGTTGGGCATCCTTCAACTGTCCAGACTAATTCAGTGGTGAACTAATATTATCTGGGTCAATAATCCAGGATCTGGGTTACACGAAAGTTGATAGATTGTTTATATTTTCCTGTTTGAATATATTATTAGGCAGATCTTTCGGTGTCGGTTAAACCAAGAGGTGCTGTGTATCGGCGGGTCTTGGAGGGCTCCTGATGTGTCCTCAGGCGATAGTAGATATCAGGCTTCTTTACTGGCCGAGAGTAGTAAGAACATGTGGAGGCCAAAACCCTCAGTAGTTTCAAAGGGAC
The window above is part of the Procambarus clarkii isolate CNS0578487 chromosome 67, FALCON_Pclarkii_2.0, whole genome shotgun sequence genome. Proteins encoded here:
- the LOC123767514 gene encoding neuropeptide-like protein 31, translating into MFKAVFAVLSVFLLVASAMASPMPEPGYRRHGGYGGGYGGYGGGYGGGYGGYGGGYGGYGGGYGGYGGGYGGGYGGYGYGR
- the LOC123767515 gene encoding protein suex-1-like, with the protein product MMKAVFAVLSVLLLVASAMASPVPEPGYRRHGGYGGGYGGGYGGGYGGYGGGYGGYGGGYGGYGGGYGGYGGGFGGHGGGYGYGR